One window of Camelina sativa cultivar DH55 chromosome 4, Cs, whole genome shotgun sequence genomic DNA carries:
- the LOC104779641 gene encoding SKP1-like protein 14, with amino-acid sequence MSSNKIVLTSSDGDSFQVEEQVARKLQIIAHMIEDDCADKAIPLSNVTGKILAMVIEYCKIHVDDKDSNSTEATNDSEATEATEAKEELVRTWDKEFMKSLDLETIFSVILAANYLSIKSLLDLTTQYVADYIKDKTPEEVRKIFNIENDFTPEEEEEIRKENAWAFEDDPKP; translated from the coding sequence atgtCTTCGAACAAGATTGTGTTGACAAGCTCAGATGGCGATTCTTTCCAAGTTGAGGAACAGGTGGCGAGAAAATTGCAGATCATAGCACACATGATCGAGGACGACTGCGCCGATAAAGCAATCCCGCTTTCAAACGTCACTGGAAAGATCCTTGCAATGGTCATCGAGTATTGCAAAATACACGTTGATGATAAAGATAGTAATTCAACTGAAGCAACGAATGATAGTGAAGCAACTGAAGCAACTGAAGCCAAGGAGGAGCTCGTGAGGACTTGGGACAAAGAGTTCATGAAATCTCTCGATCTTGAAACGATCTTCTCAGTCATTCTCGCTGCCAACTATCTCAGCATCAAGAGCCTTTTAGATCTCACGACCCAGTACGTGGCAGATTACATCAAAGACAAGACACCAGAGGAGGTTcgaaagatcttcaatattgaaaACGATTTCAcaccggaagaagaagaagagatacgaAAGGAGAACGCATGGGCTTTTGAAGATgatccaaaaccctaa